The Aureimonas populi genome includes the window GGCCGGGCTCCATCGCCGACGCCAACGACGCGGCGCAGTTCGCCGAGCTGGAGACGCTGGGGGAGCTGACGAGGATCGCCTGGAACCGCGACTGCCAGGTGATGATCGAGGGCCCCGGCCATGTGCCGATGCACAAGATCCGCGAGAACATGGACAAGCAGCTGGAGGTCTGCGGCGAGGCCCCCTTCTACACGCTCGGGCCGCTGACCACCGACATCGCGCCGGGCTACGACCACATCACCAGCGGCATCGGCGCCGCCATGATCGGCTGGTTCGGCACGGCCATGCTCTGCTACGTCACGCCCAAGGAGCATCTGGGCCTGCCCGACCGCGACGACGTGAAGACGGGGGTGATCACCTACAAGATCGCCGCCCACGCCGCCGACCTCGCCAAGGGCCATCCGGCGGCCCGCATCCGCGACGACGCGCTCAGCCGGGCCCGCTTCGAGTTCCGCTGGGAGGACCAGTTCAACCTCTCCCTCGACCCCGGGACGGCGCGCGGCTTCCACGACCGGACGCTGCCGAAGGAGGCGCACAAGGTGGCGCATTTCTGCTCCATGTGCGGCCCCAGATTCTGCTCCATGAAGATCAGCCACGACATCCGCGCCGAGGCGAAGGCGCGCGAGGGCATGGCCGAGATGGCCAGCCAGTATCGCGAGAACGGCGATCTCTACATGCCGGTCGAGGCAAAGGCAGCGCGATGACGGGGCGCGTCCTGGTGCGGGGCGCGGGCGTGGCGGGGCTCGCGGCCGCCCGCGAGCTTTGCCGCCACGGCCTCGCGGTGGAGCTGCGCGAGCGCGCGGCCTCGCCGGGGGCCGGCGCCTCGGGCCTCGCGGGCGGGATGCTCGCGCCCTTCTGCGAGGGCGAATCCGCGCCCGAGGCGGTGACGCGCCTCGGCCTTCGCGCCGCCGACTGGTGGGAGGAGGCGCTGCCCGGCCTCGTCGGCCGCGCGGGAACGCTCGTCCTCGCCCCGCCGCGCGATGCGGCCGAGCTGACGCGCTTCGCCGCCCGCACGAGCGGCCACGAATGGCTCGACGCGGACGGGATCGCCGCGCTCGAACCAGCCCTGGCCGGGCGGTTCGGCAAGGGGCTGTTCTTCCGCCAGGAGGCCCATCTCGACCCCCGCGCCGCGCTGGCCGGCCTTCGGGCGCGGCTGGAGCGGGAGGGCGCGCGCCTGCGGTTCGGCACGCCGGACGAGGGCGATGCGGGAGGCTTCGACGCGGTGATCGACTGCACCGGCGCGGCCGCCATCCCCGCGCGCCCCGGACTGCGCGGCGTGCGCGGCGAGATGCTGTATCTGGAAACGCCGGAGATCGCCTTCGCGCGCCCCGTGCGGCTGCTCCACCCGCGTCACCCGATCTATGTCGTGCCGCGCGGGCAAGGCCGCTTCATGGTCGGCGCGACGATGATCGAGGCGAACGATGCCGGCCCGGTCTCGGCCCGCTCCCTGATGGAGCTTCTGAACACGGCCTATGCGCTGCACCCCGCCTTCGGCGAGGCGCGCGTGTGCGAGACCGGCGCGGGCGTGCGCCCGGCCTATGACGACAATCTTCCGCGCGTGACGCGGCAGGACCGCACCATCCACATCAACGGCTTCTACCGCCACGGCTTCCTGCTCGCGCCCGCCCTGGCGCGGCAGGCGGTGGAATGTCTGACGGGGAGAGCTTCATGAGAACGCTGATCGTGAACGGAGAGGAGCACCGGGTCGACAGCGCGGACCTTGCCGCGCTGCTCTCGGCGCTGGGTTACGAGGGCCCCTGGCTGGCGACCGCCGTGAACGGCCGGATCGTCCACAAGCCGGACCGCGCGCGCGAAATGCTGCGGGACGGGGACCGGATCGAGATCCTCTCGCCGATGGAGGGCGGCTGACATGCTGAGCCTCTACGGTGTCCCGCTGCGCTCGCGCCTGCTCCTGGGAACGGCGCGCTACCCCTCGCCCGCCATCCTCGCCAGGGCGATCGAGGCCTCCCGCGCGCAGGTCGTCACCGTGTCGCTTCGGCGCGAGAGCGCCGGGGGAGCGACCGGCGGCACCTTCCTGGAGAGCATCGCCTCGCCGGGCGTGCGCATCCTGCCCAACACGGCCGGATGCCACGGCGTTTCCGAAGCGGTGCTGACCGCGCGGATGGCGCGCGAGGTCTTTTCGACGAACTGGGTGAAGCTAGAGGTCATCGGCCATCACGGCACGCTCCAGCCGGACGTGTTCGCGCTGGTGGAAGCCGCCCGCATCCTGACGCAGGAGGGCTTCGAGGTGTTTCCCTACACGACGGGCGACCTCGTGGTGGCCGAGAAGCTGGTGGAGGCCGGCTGCCGCGTTCTGATGCCCTGGTGCGCGCCCATCGGCTCGGCCGCCGGCCCCACGGACCCGGCGGCGCTGCGCGCCATGCGCGCCCACTTCCCGGACGTGCCCCTCATCGTCGACGCCGGGATCGGCCGGCCCTCCCACGCCGCCGCCGTGATGGAGCTGGGCTTCGACGCCGTTCTCCTGAACACGGCGGTGGCCGCCGCCGCCGACCCCGTCTCGATGGCGCGCGCCTTCGCCGATGCGGTCGAGGCCGGGCGGGCGGGCTTTTCCGCCGGCCTCCTGGAGCCACGCGACATGGCCGTCCCGTCCACGCCCCTCATCGGAAAGGCGGTGTTCTCGTGACGCTCGACCCCTTCTATCTCATCGTGGACAGCGCCGACCAGGCGGCCCGCCTCGTGCCGCTGGGCGTCCGGCTCGTCCAGTTGCGCATCAAGGACGAGAACGAGGCGCGCCTGCGCGGCGAAATCCGAAGGGCGCGGGACATCTGCGAGGCGCATGGCTGCACCCTCGTGATCAACGACCACTGGCGCCTCGCCATCGAGGAAGGATGCCGCTTCGTGCATCTGGGGCAGGAGGACCTGGCGAGCGCCGATCGCAGCGCGATCGAGCGGGCGGGGCTCAGGCTCGGCCTCTCCACCCATGACGAGGAGGAGCTGGAAACCGCCCTTGCGGCCGGGCCGGACTATGTCGCGCTCGGCCCGATCTGGCCCACCATCCTGAAGACGATGCCATGGGCACCGCAGGGGCTGGAGCGGATCGCCGAGTGGAAGAAGCGCATCGGCGACATGCCGCTGGTGGCCATTGGCGGGCTCAACCCGGCCCGCGCGCCGGGCGTCTTCGCGCACGGGGCGGACATCGCCTGCGTCGTCACCGACATCGCGCTGAACGCCGACCCGCAAGCGCGAACCCGCGAATGGATCGCGGTGACGCGGGAGCGGCGCGAGCGCCTCGCGCGGGAGACGGCGCGATGATCCCCAACATCCTCTCCATCGCCGGCACGGACCCGACCGGGGGCGCGGGCATCCAGGCCGACATCAAGACCTTCTGCGCGCTCGGCGCCTATGCCATGGCCGCCGTCACCGCGGTCGTGGCGCAGAACACGCAAGGCGTGCGCGGCTTCGTCGCGCTCGATCCCGATTTCGTGGCGCAGCAGATCGACGCGGTCTTCGAGGACGTGCGCGTGGACGCGGTGAAGATCGGCATGGTCGCGACCGCCCCGATCGCCGAGGCCATCGCCGAGTGCCTGCGCCATCACGGCGCCGCCAACATCGTGCTCGACCCGGTGATGGTCGCCAAGAGCGGCGACCACCTCCTGCGCCCGGAGGCCGTCGCCGCGATCCGCGAGCGCCTCGTGCCCCTTTCCACGGTCATCACGCCGAACCTGCCGGAGGCCGGGGTTCTCCTCGGCATCGATCCGCACTGGACGCTTCAGGAGATGCGGCGCCGGATCGGGGCGCTCGCCGAACTCGGGCCGGAATGGGTGCTCCTGAAGGGCGGGCACCTGCCGGACTGCGCGCAGAGCACCGACCTTCTCCTCGGCGCGGGCGAGACGCTGGAGCTCACCGCGCCGCGCCTGGCAACCCGCAACGATCACGGCACCGGCTGCACCCTCTCGGCCGCCATAGCCGCGCGCCTCCCCTCGCGGACGGTGGAGGAGGCGGTGCGAGAGGCGAAGACCTACGTCCACCAGGCGCTTTCGGCGGGCGACCGCCTCGACGTCGGCCGGGGACACGGCCCGCTCCACCATTTCCACGCGCTCTGGTGAGCGGGCACAGGGCGGGACGCGGGTTTCCGGCGAACAGGATCGCCCGCCGCGTTCCTCGCCCCCGGACCCGCGCGCGCTCCCGCCGCAGCGGTCAGACGTAGTCGAACTTGTCCACGTCGAAGAGGCCCCGATCGGTCATCTTGAGATGCGGGATCACGGGCAGGGTGAGGAAGCCGATCTGGAGGAAGGGTTCCTGCAGGGTGCAGCCGAGCGCCGAGGCGGCCTCGCGCAGCGCGCGCAGGCTGGCCGTGACCTCCTCGTAGGGGCGAAGGCTCATCAGGCCCGCGAGCGGGAGCGCGAGCTCGGCGCTCACGCGGCCCTCTTCCACCACCACGAAACCGCCTTGCAGCTCGATCAGCCGGTTCACGGCCAGGGCCATGTCCGCATCGTCGACGCCCACCACGGTGATGTTGTGGCTGTCGTGCCCGACCGAGGAGGCGATGGCCCCGCGCTGGAGGCCGAAGCCCGTGACGAAGCTCGTGGCGATATTGCCGTTGCGCCCGTGCCGCTCGACCACCGTCAGCTTGATGACGTCGGCGGACAGGTCGGGCAGCAGCCCGGTCTCCCCCACCTCCAGCACCGCGCTTTCGCGGAAGGTGAGGATCAGCCCGTGCCGGACACCGATCACCGGCGTCTCGTTCCGGCCGGCCTTGGGCGCGGCGTGGAAATCGGCCGGCTCCATCCGGCGCGAGCGGACCGAGGCGAGGCCGACGGGCTCCACGGTGCCGCGCGCGGCGAAGAGCCCGGGCGTCACCAGCCGCCCGCCCGCCACCACGTCCGACACGCGGCACGCCTCAAGGTCGTCCAGAAGCGCGATGTCGGCCCGCCAGCCGGGCGCCAGCAGGCCGCGATCCTTCAGGCCGAAGATGCGCGCCGCCGAATGGCTCGCCGCCCGGTAGACGTGATGGAGGGGGCAGCCCTTCGCGACGAGCCGGCGGATGGAGGAGTCGAGATGGCCCTCCTCGGCCGTGTCCAGCGGGTTGCGGTCGTCGGTGCACAGCGCCATGAAGCTCGACGTGTTCTCGTCCAGCACCTCGGCCAGCGCGTCGAGATCCTTGGAGACGGACCCTTCGCGGATCAGGATCGCCATGCCCTTGGCCAGCTTCTCGCGTGCCTCGCCCGCACTCGTCGTCTCGTGATCGGTGCGGATGCCGGCCGCCAGATAGGCGTTGAGGTCGCGCCCCGACAGGAGCGGCGCGTGCCCGTCTATATGCCCGTCCTGGAAGGCCGCCAGCTTGGCGAGGAGGCCGGGATCGCGCGCGATGACGCCGGGAAAATTCATCACCTCGGCAAGGCCCAGCGCCTTGGGATGGGTGCGGAACGGCAGGAGGTCCTCCACCTCCAGCGCCGCGCCCGACGTCTCGAAGGGCGTGGCCGGCACGCAGGAGGAGAGGTTCACGCGCACGTCCATCGCCGTGTGCCGCGCGCAGTCGAGGAAATAGCGCAGCCCCTCGGCCCCCAGCACGTTGGCGATCTCGTGCGGATCGCAAAGGGCGGTGGTGACGCCGTGCGGCAGGACGCAGCGGTCGAACTCGAAGGGGGTGAGCAGCGAGGATTCGATATGGAGATGGGTGTCGATGAAGCCCGGCACGGCGAAGCGGCCGCGCCCCTCGACCACCGTGCGCCCCTCGTAGCGATCCAGCGTGCCCACGATCCGCTCGCCGACGACCGCGATGTCGCAGGCCGTCACGGCGCCGGTGACGACGTCGAGGAGGCGCACGTCGCGGATCACCAGATCGGCCGGGGCCTCACCGCGCCCCGCCTCGATCATTCTTGCAAGCCCGGCGGCTCCCGGCATTGGACGATTCCTCTTCCTGACGGCGCCATTGTCGTGAGGCCGCGCCGCGCTGGCAAGGCCCCCCCGCCGGCCGGGA containing:
- the thiO gene encoding glycine oxidase ThiO; translated protein: MTGRVLVRGAGVAGLAAARELCRHGLAVELRERAASPGAGASGLAGGMLAPFCEGESAPEAVTRLGLRAADWWEEALPGLVGRAGTLVLAPPRDAAELTRFAARTSGHEWLDADGIAALEPALAGRFGKGLFFRQEAHLDPRAALAGLRARLEREGARLRFGTPDEGDAGGFDAVIDCTGAAAIPARPGLRGVRGEMLYLETPEIAFARPVRLLHPRHPIYVVPRGQGRFMVGATMIEANDAGPVSARSLMELLNTAYALHPAFGEARVCETGAGVRPAYDDNLPRVTRQDRTIHINGFYRHGFLLAPALARQAVECLTGRAS
- the thiS gene encoding sulfur carrier protein ThiS; this encodes MRTLIVNGEEHRVDSADLAALLSALGYEGPWLATAVNGRIVHKPDRAREMLRDGDRIEILSPMEGG
- a CDS encoding thiazole synthase, with amino-acid sequence MLSLYGVPLRSRLLLGTARYPSPAILARAIEASRAQVVTVSLRRESAGGATGGTFLESIASPGVRILPNTAGCHGVSEAVLTARMAREVFSTNWVKLEVIGHHGTLQPDVFALVEAARILTQEGFEVFPYTTGDLVVAEKLVEAGCRVLMPWCAPIGSAAGPTDPAALRAMRAHFPDVPLIVDAGIGRPSHAAAVMELGFDAVLLNTAVAAAADPVSMARAFADAVEAGRAGFSAGLLEPRDMAVPSTPLIGKAVFS
- a CDS encoding thiamine phosphate synthase is translated as MTLDPFYLIVDSADQAARLVPLGVRLVQLRIKDENEARLRGEIRRARDICEAHGCTLVINDHWRLAIEEGCRFVHLGQEDLASADRSAIERAGLRLGLSTHDEEELETALAAGPDYVALGPIWPTILKTMPWAPQGLERIAEWKKRIGDMPLVAIGGLNPARAPGVFAHGADIACVVTDIALNADPQARTREWIAVTRERRERLARETAR
- the thiD gene encoding bifunctional hydroxymethylpyrimidine kinase/phosphomethylpyrimidine kinase, whose protein sequence is MIPNILSIAGTDPTGGAGIQADIKTFCALGAYAMAAVTAVVAQNTQGVRGFVALDPDFVAQQIDAVFEDVRVDAVKIGMVATAPIAEAIAECLRHHGAANIVLDPVMVAKSGDHLLRPEAVAAIRERLVPLSTVITPNLPEAGVLLGIDPHWTLQEMRRRIGALAELGPEWVLLKGGHLPDCAQSTDLLLGAGETLELTAPRLATRNDHGTGCTLSAAIAARLPSRTVEEAVREAKTYVHQALSAGDRLDVGRGHGPLHHFHALW
- the ade gene encoding adenine deaminase yields the protein MPGAAGLARMIEAGRGEAPADLVIRDVRLLDVVTGAVTACDIAVVGERIVGTLDRYEGRTVVEGRGRFAVPGFIDTHLHIESSLLTPFEFDRCVLPHGVTTALCDPHEIANVLGAEGLRYFLDCARHTAMDVRVNLSSCVPATPFETSGAALEVEDLLPFRTHPKALGLAEVMNFPGVIARDPGLLAKLAAFQDGHIDGHAPLLSGRDLNAYLAAGIRTDHETTSAGEAREKLAKGMAILIREGSVSKDLDALAEVLDENTSSFMALCTDDRNPLDTAEEGHLDSSIRRLVAKGCPLHHVYRAASHSAARIFGLKDRGLLAPGWRADIALLDDLEACRVSDVVAGGRLVTPGLFAARGTVEPVGLASVRSRRMEPADFHAAPKAGRNETPVIGVRHGLILTFRESAVLEVGETGLLPDLSADVIKLTVVERHGRNGNIATSFVTGFGLQRGAIASSVGHDSHNITVVGVDDADMALAVNRLIELQGGFVVVEEGRVSAELALPLAGLMSLRPYEEVTASLRALREAASALGCTLQEPFLQIGFLTLPVIPHLKMTDRGLFDVDKFDYV